The following proteins are encoded in a genomic region of Candidatus Paracaedibacteraceae bacterium:
- the rsmA gene encoding 16S rRNA (adenine(1518)-N(6)/adenine(1519)-N(6))-dimethyltransferase RsmA, translating into MLDGLPSLKETVDQFGLAAKKSLGQNFLLNMDTVRKVARMAGKLGDCAVVEIGPGPGGLTRALLEAGAKRVISIEHDPRCIEALQPLIIKAEGRLRVVHADALTVRPQDLCPDEPLKIVANLPYNVGTQLLVNWLHDLDNIQSMTLMFQKEVALRIIAKPRTADYGRLTILSQYLANVQKMFDLPPGAFSPPPKVTSSIVNLIPKPDVDLSILPALEKITHAAFGQRRKMIRSSLGSLFAVDDLAFLGIKETARAEELLLEQFIKLARNFK; encoded by the coding sequence ATGCTTGACGGCCTGCCATCCCTAAAAGAAACAGTCGATCAGTTTGGTCTTGCTGCTAAAAAATCTTTGGGACAAAACTTTTTATTGAATATGGATACGGTTCGCAAGGTTGCGCGTATGGCGGGTAAGCTTGGGGATTGTGCCGTTGTCGAAATTGGCCCAGGACCAGGCGGCTTAACGCGGGCACTGCTCGAAGCAGGCGCTAAACGCGTTATATCGATTGAACATGATCCTCGGTGTATTGAGGCTTTACAGCCGCTTATTATCAAGGCAGAAGGGCGACTTCGCGTTGTCCATGCGGATGCGTTGACCGTTCGGCCTCAGGATTTATGTCCGGACGAACCGCTTAAGATTGTAGCTAACTTACCTTATAATGTTGGGACACAGCTTTTGGTTAATTGGTTGCATGACCTAGACAATATACAATCGATGACACTTATGTTCCAAAAAGAAGTCGCTTTGCGTATTATCGCAAAGCCAAGAACGGCTGATTATGGTCGTTTGACGATTCTTTCACAATACTTGGCGAATGTTCAAAAGATGTTTGACTTGCCGCCCGGGGCTTTTTCTCCGCCACCCAAAGTGACTTCGTCTATCGTTAATCTCATTCCAAAACCTGATGTTGATTTGTCTATCTTGCCTGCTTTGGAAAAAATCACCCATGCTGCTTTTGGTCAGCGCCGTAAAATGATTCGATCTTCTCTCGGTTCGCTTTTTGCTGTGGATGATTTAGCTTTTCTGGGAATAAAAGAAACAGCGCGTGCGGAAGAGTTGCTGCTAGAACAATTTATTAAACTTGCTCGCAATTTTAAATAA
- a CDS encoding peptidylprolyl isomerase: MTKFSRLFAVASLCLSISSVASATSKILLVVNKDPITEHDLDQRVKLMIFSSGGQMKIGEAQKAEILRSIVQEKLQTQAAKIRKIDVSAKEVDDVLKDMAKDNNMSYDQLVGLLKSNGIDKETMVSRIRAQISWARYIRQQYAPVVYVSEAEAEKQLAKLSLDQTTKQYNLGEIVVLGDDAQALASIKSILADLKSGAKFEALAHQLSKSASAAKDGDLGWLAETSLDAPVLEKIKGVGLGQISDPIKVPGGYKIVKVKDLRHAGKISKDDIEISFTQAVFPITPQSSPEEIEALAPSIQRVMGAKNKNEFTTLASSYNADVQDTPHVRMAQMPEQLRNLLKSVSAGKCTQPVMTPNGLIVTFVCDKRQPQPVVHTKDDVMNNLEQERFGRQAAREIQKLMGSAHIDAKDESAKRMLKL, encoded by the coding sequence ATGACTAAGTTTTCTCGACTGTTTGCTGTTGCAAGTCTTTGTTTATCAATATCTTCTGTTGCAAGTGCCACATCAAAAATTTTGTTGGTTGTAAACAAAGATCCGATAACGGAGCATGATCTCGATCAACGCGTCAAACTTATGATTTTTTCATCAGGCGGCCAAATGAAGATTGGCGAAGCACAGAAAGCTGAAATTCTAAGGTCAATTGTTCAAGAGAAACTTCAGACCCAAGCTGCAAAGATTCGTAAGATTGATGTTAGCGCAAAAGAAGTTGACGATGTCCTGAAAGATATGGCAAAAGACAACAACATGTCCTATGACCAATTAGTTGGTTTATTAAAGTCAAATGGGATTGATAAAGAAACGATGGTTTCGCGTATTCGGGCTCAGATTTCATGGGCGCGTTATATTCGTCAACAGTATGCTCCTGTCGTTTATGTTTCAGAAGCCGAAGCTGAAAAACAATTAGCAAAGCTGTCTTTAGACCAAACAACAAAGCAGTATAACCTGGGCGAAATTGTTGTGTTGGGCGATGATGCGCAAGCCCTAGCATCGATAAAGTCCATTCTTGCAGATCTAAAATCAGGGGCAAAGTTTGAAGCCTTAGCTCATCAATTGTCTAAAAGTGCCTCTGCTGCAAAAGACGGTGATTTAGGGTGGTTGGCAGAAACATCCTTGGATGCACCCGTACTTGAAAAAATTAAAGGTGTTGGGCTTGGGCAAATTTCAGACCCAATCAAAGTTCCTGGCGGTTATAAAATTGTCAAAGTAAAAGATTTGCGTCATGCAGGTAAGATTTCAAAGGATGATATTGAAATCAGTTTTACACAAGCAGTTTTTCCGATTACACCTCAGTCATCACCTGAGGAAATTGAGGCTTTAGCGCCGTCGATTCAGCGTGTTATGGGGGCGAAAAACAAGAATGAGTTTACAACACTTGCCAGTTCTTATAATGCAGATGTTCAAGATACCCCCCATGTTCGTATGGCGCAGATGCCTGAGCAGCTCCGTAACCTACTCAAAAGTGTGAGTGCCGGTAAGTGTACTCAACCGGTTATGACCCCGAATGGCCTTATCGTTACCTTTGTTTGTGATAAGCGTCAGCCTCAGCCCGTTGTTCATACAAAAGATGATGTTATGAATAATTTAGAACAGGAACGATTTGGACGCCAAGCTGCTCGTGAAATCCAAAAACTGATGGGAAGTGCTCATATTGATGCGAAAGATGAATCTGCTAAACGGATGCTTAAGCTTTAA
- a CDS encoding patatin-like phospholipase family protein — translation MKVFLVLLSLVYAENGSLSVLTQSTSTEAMPRSQSAENFDKNLETQRRRTIDYLNNQFNTQMGRTLLPQIIQGTPYLNDHQKQEIVNTIDYIQTSRSIQQSNVDALVSLLALVSNRIQDLIKSSKILGEEYKFLQHLKETLMLLLRDVQESGVKANPTYSIFAGDLIVSPINKQILDSLNQRLQQIKMGNNVDQNKEAIATSAFQANRVITNSLNEIVRELKLMFGTRGLRNSLQKLPYYKQSKEKLGWIYDMLNTPKTDKTETPRDYGTKPFVYTLDELRVALESYNPVQQKSWLKREVFKLGARLPRFDEIQTHRNKILGLITVIKLSVAKVMALNEIKGYNTYFTEEYEKLKTHNQMLSDQYAKVPRGGLLPATQGRNVIFDRNKNEIWILSLDGGGIRGIIGATILDEISKKTGKHPAEIFDLFAGTSTGGIMAIGLTVPQDPNSHIPRNSTNTLLSLYTTQGTRIFPPYAKSSAFMKYVNQLRGFAYKADSLEGIFKQYFGEYKLSHTVKPVLVTSVSFSEGKSVTFSSRDGLDPRRDLPAWLAARATSAAPSYFPPVSFRYDGKQGVFVDGGITNNDPVYEALIEARKIYPNAKKINILSIGTGEELYKYNPDTVATGLGGLGMSFLISLRDGEIRARKNMRRYARELEAQGVHVNYVRLNPKLSEAIELDKVDKENVNKLSALGRQVVTATTFVPEVAGSLGGDMNVAQTRNQFPIWNFPELVYALCSYTQCSKLDELKGKITLPGFNATDH, via the coding sequence ATGAAGGTATTCTTGGTTTTGTTAAGCCTAGTCTATGCAGAAAATGGATCATTGAGTGTTCTTACTCAGTCGACAAGTACAGAGGCTATGCCGCGCTCTCAATCGGCAGAAAATTTTGATAAAAATCTAGAGACGCAAAGACGTAGGACAATTGACTATTTAAATAATCAATTTAATACACAGATGGGACGAACTTTACTTCCTCAAATCATTCAGGGTACTCCATACCTAAATGACCATCAAAAACAAGAAATCGTCAATACGATTGATTACATCCAGACGTCAAGATCCATTCAACAATCTAATGTTGATGCTTTGGTTAGTCTTTTGGCGCTTGTGTCAAATAGAATCCAAGATCTTATCAAATCAAGTAAGATTTTAGGAGAGGAATATAAATTCCTTCAGCATCTGAAAGAAACATTGATGTTACTCTTGCGGGATGTTCAGGAAAGTGGGGTTAAGGCTAATCCTACCTATTCAATTTTTGCGGGTGATTTGATCGTTAGTCCGATAAATAAGCAAATTCTTGATTCTTTGAATCAGAGACTTCAGCAGATTAAAATGGGAAATAATGTTGATCAAAACAAAGAAGCAATTGCGACATCAGCGTTTCAGGCTAATCGCGTTATTACAAATTCATTGAATGAAATTGTTCGCGAATTAAAGCTTATGTTTGGGACTAGAGGATTGAGAAATTCTTTGCAGAAACTACCCTATTATAAACAATCAAAAGAAAAGCTTGGTTGGATATATGATATGTTGAACACTCCTAAAACGGATAAAACTGAAACGCCTCGTGATTATGGGACAAAGCCATTTGTTTATACTTTGGATGAGTTAAGAGTCGCTTTGGAATCTTATAACCCTGTGCAGCAAAAAAGTTGGTTGAAACGTGAAGTCTTTAAGCTGGGGGCACGATTGCCAAGGTTTGACGAGATTCAGACGCATCGAAATAAAATCCTAGGTCTTATTACGGTTATTAAACTTAGTGTTGCTAAAGTTATGGCATTGAATGAGATAAAGGGCTATAACACTTATTTCACCGAAGAATATGAAAAACTCAAAACCCACAATCAAATGTTGTCTGACCAATACGCAAAAGTTCCTCGTGGTGGTCTTTTGCCAGCTACCCAAGGTCGTAACGTTATTTTTGATCGGAATAAAAATGAGATTTGGATTCTTTCTCTTGATGGTGGTGGTATCCGAGGAATCATTGGTGCAACAATTTTGGATGAAATCTCTAAAAAAACAGGAAAACATCCTGCTGAGATTTTTGATCTTTTTGCGGGGACATCGACAGGGGGGATTATGGCGATTGGTCTAACGGTGCCTCAGGATCCGAATAGTCATATTCCAAGGAATAGTACTAACACCTTACTGTCTCTCTATACAACGCAAGGTACCAGAATCTTCCCACCCTATGCTAAAAGTTCAGCGTTTATGAAATATGTGAATCAACTGAGGGGATTTGCATATAAAGCGGATAGTCTTGAGGGAATTTTTAAGCAATATTTTGGGGAATATAAGCTCAGCCATACGGTAAAACCTGTTTTGGTGACAAGCGTTAGTTTTAGTGAGGGGAAATCCGTTACATTTTCATCCCGAGATGGTTTGGATCCTCGGCGCGATTTGCCTGCGTGGCTTGCGGCAAGGGCGACAAGTGCTGCACCGTCCTATTTTCCGCCAGTTTCTTTTCGGTATGACGGAAAGCAAGGGGTTTTTGTCGATGGTGGCATTACCAATAATGATCCGGTTTATGAAGCATTAATCGAAGCTCGGAAAATCTATCCAAATGCTAAGAAAATCAATATCCTCTCTATTGGAACAGGAGAGGAACTTTATAAGTATAATCCTGACACTGTTGCTACAGGTCTGGGGGGATTAGGAATGTCATTTTTAATTAGCCTGCGTGATGGAGAAATCAGGGCACGTAAGAACATGCGACGTTATGCTCGGGAATTAGAAGCGCAAGGTGTTCATGTTAATTATGTGCGCCTCAACCCTAAACTCAGCGAAGCAATCGAACTTGATAAGGTTGATAAGGAAAATGTTAATAAATTAAGTGCATTAGGGCGTCAAGTTGTGACTGCGACAACATTTGTGCCCGAGGTTGCCGGTAGCCTAGGCGGTGATATGAATGTGGCCCAGACCCGAAACCAATTTCCGATCTGGAACTTTCCTGAGTTAGTTTATGCTTTATGTTCTTACACTCAATGCTCTAAGTTGGACGAGCTTAAAGGGAAAATCACATTGCCCGGTTTTAACGCCACAGATCACTAA
- a CDS encoding LptF/LptG family permease: MTRIISRHTFLHVAITTIILTIVLVFGAWLTQSLRFIEVIIEKDVSMTRYLSMIWLLLPNLTSIVLPVCTLLATVYTLYKLMSENELIVYKSIGLSNIQIASPFICWAALMTAFCAGLNNYWGPKSNEKFYNVRGEISREFSSGLLRDGIFNRIKDTVIYIGSHTDSSQLEGVYIHERSKNGKPAVTVYAQHGFLIQEGEKNTLYLFNGNRQSGDPSQPSYNIAYFNEFKYDLDFYKNINAKVKLHTTLSFKDLLNPPQDVNSGSRIKMIVEAHKRILNPFFVMIFVLFSCAVMLGGFHQRRGRWKRNSFAVGASLALELGVIGILNSLTKNPYAIILSYILSFSVCIISIVWLMKPEFVSRLFRKKQENA, translated from the coding sequence ATGACCAGAATTATCTCTAGACATACGTTCTTACACGTTGCAATTACCACGATCATCTTAACGATTGTCTTGGTTTTTGGAGCATGGCTTACTCAATCACTCCGTTTTATCGAAGTTATTATCGAAAAAGATGTTTCAATGACACGATACCTGTCGATGATCTGGTTGCTCTTACCAAATTTAACATCTATTGTTCTACCTGTTTGCACCCTATTAGCAACAGTCTATACGCTCTACAAACTCATGTCTGAAAATGAACTTATTGTCTATAAGTCCATTGGACTCAGTAATATTCAGATTGCATCTCCCTTTATTTGTTGGGCTGCATTAATGACTGCTTTTTGCGCCGGTCTCAATAATTACTGGGGACCAAAATCAAATGAAAAGTTTTATAATGTGCGCGGAGAAATATCTCGCGAATTTTCATCCGGTCTTTTAAGAGACGGTATTTTCAATCGAATTAAAGACACGGTAATTTATATCGGTTCCCACACAGATTCAAGCCAACTCGAAGGCGTTTATATTCATGAACGCTCAAAAAATGGTAAGCCTGCCGTGACTGTTTATGCCCAACATGGTTTCTTGATCCAAGAAGGTGAAAAAAACACACTCTATCTTTTTAACGGGAATAGACAATCCGGAGACCCCAGTCAACCAAGCTATAACATTGCCTATTTTAATGAATTTAAATACGATCTCGACTTTTATAAAAACATCAATGCAAAAGTTAAATTGCACACAACCCTTAGCTTTAAAGATTTATTAAACCCGCCTCAAGATGTTAATTCAGGCTCTAGAATTAAAATGATTGTCGAAGCGCATAAACGTATCCTCAACCCATTTTTTGTCATGATCTTTGTTCTGTTTTCATGCGCGGTCATGCTTGGCGGGTTCCATCAACGCCGCGGTCGCTGGAAACGGAATTCATTTGCGGTGGGCGCATCCCTTGCTCTTGAATTAGGCGTTATTGGTATCCTAAATAGCCTAACAAAAAATCCATACGCCATTATCCTAAGTTATATTCTCAGTTTTAGCGTCTGTATCATTAGCATTGTGTGGCTTATGAAACCTGAGTTTGTTTCCCGTTTATTCAGAAAGAAACAAGAAAATGCTTAG